From the Natrarchaeobaculum aegyptiacum genome, one window contains:
- a CDS encoding 30S ribosomal protein S8 gives MTGNDPLSNALSGIDNAESVGKLSHEVTPASNEIGSVLEVFYDRGYIDGFEFVDDGKAGRFEVELKGAINECGPVKPRYSAGADDFEKWEKRFLPARDFGALVVTTSSGIMSHYEAREQGIGGQVIAYVY, from the coding sequence ATGACCGGAAACGATCCACTCAGCAACGCGCTCTCTGGTATCGACAACGCCGAGAGTGTCGGTAAACTGAGCCACGAGGTAACGCCCGCCTCGAACGAGATCGGCAGCGTACTCGAGGTCTTCTACGACCGCGGGTACATCGACGGCTTCGAGTTCGTCGACGACGGCAAAGCCGGTCGGTTCGAGGTCGAACTGAAAGGAGCGATCAACGAGTGTGGCCCCGTCAAGCCCCGCTACAGCGCCGGCGCCGACGACTTCGAGAAGTGGGAGAAGCGATTCCTCCCGGCTCGAGACTTCGGTGCCCTCGTCGTCACGACGAGCAGTGGCATCATGAGCCACTACGAAGCGCGCGAGCAGGGGATCGGTGGCCAGGTGATCGCGTACGTCTACTAA
- a CDS encoding 50S ribosomal protein L30, with amino-acid sequence MKAVVQVRGEVNRQQDVQDTLEMLNIHNVNHCALVPETDTYVGMVNKVNDYVAHGEPDAEVLETLLEKRAEPLEGRQADVDEEWLAENTDYDDFGALAEALLAEETTLRDQGISPTLRLHPPRGGHKGIKKPTAEGGQLGKHTTDEINDLLESMR; translated from the coding sequence ATGAAGGCAGTCGTCCAGGTTCGCGGTGAAGTGAACCGCCAGCAGGACGTCCAGGACACTCTGGAGATGCTGAACATTCACAACGTGAACCACTGTGCGCTCGTCCCCGAGACCGACACCTACGTCGGGATGGTCAACAAGGTCAACGACTACGTTGCCCACGGCGAACCAGACGCCGAGGTGCTCGAGACGCTGCTCGAAAAGCGAGCCGAGCCGCTCGAGGGACGCCAGGCAGACGTCGACGAGGAGTGGCTCGCCGAGAACACCGACTACGACGACTTCGGTGCGCTCGCCGAGGCGCTGCTCGCAGAGGAGACGACCCTCCGCGATCAGGGCATCTCGCCGACGCTCCGCCTGCACCCGCCACGTGGCGGCCACAAGGGCATCAAGAAGCCGACGGCGGAAGGCGGCCAACTCGGAAAGCATACAACAGACGAGATTAACGACCTGCTAGAATCGATGCGATAA
- a CDS encoding 50S ribosomal protein L6 encodes MRVELDIPETVDVETDHLDVTVDGPEGSVTRRLWYPDVTVDVEDDLVVIESENEDAKTNATVGTFESHIENAFHGVTEGWEYKMEVFYSHFPMQVRVEGDDVVIENFLGEKAPRRTTVHGDTDVSVDGEVVVLSGPNKEDVGQTAADIEQLTKVSGKDTRVFQDGVYITEKPATGGA; translated from the coding sequence ATGCGAGTCGAACTGGACATCCCCGAAACCGTAGACGTCGAGACCGACCACCTCGACGTGACCGTCGATGGACCGGAAGGCAGCGTCACCCGCCGTCTCTGGTACCCAGACGTGACCGTCGACGTCGAGGACGATCTCGTCGTCATCGAAAGTGAGAACGAGGACGCAAAGACGAACGCGACCGTCGGAACCTTCGAGAGCCACATCGAGAACGCCTTCCACGGCGTTACCGAGGGGTGGGAGTACAAGATGGAAGTCTTCTACTCGCACTTCCCGATGCAGGTTCGCGTCGAAGGCGACGACGTCGTGATCGAGAACTTCCTCGGTGAGAAGGCCCCGCGACGAACGACCGTCCACGGCGACACCGACGTCTCCGTCGACGGCGAGGTCGTCGTGCTGTCGGGTCCGAACAAAGAAGACGTCGGCCAGACGGCCGCGGATATCGAGCAGCTGACCAAGGTCAGCGGCAAAGACACCCGCGTCTTCCAGGACGGCGTCTACATCACCGAGAAACCCGCAACCGGAGGTGCCTGA
- a CDS encoding 50S ribosomal protein L19e, with the protein MTDLSAQKRLAADVLDVGENRIWLDPDAQADIAEAITREEIRDLVDEGLIQAEVARGNSRGRARERNAKRAYGHQKGPGKRKGKKGARQNQKEDWQNRIRAQRRKLRELRDKGEITPTQYRELYKKAGGGEFRSVRYLLNYIDDNYGEQ; encoded by the coding sequence ATGACTGATCTCTCCGCACAGAAGCGACTGGCTGCCGACGTCTTAGACGTCGGCGAGAATCGCATCTGGCTCGACCCCGACGCGCAGGCAGACATCGCCGAGGCGATTACGCGCGAAGAGATTCGCGACCTCGTCGACGAGGGCCTCATTCAGGCCGAAGTTGCCCGCGGCAACTCCCGCGGTCGCGCCCGCGAACGGAACGCCAAGCGTGCCTACGGTCACCAGAAGGGCCCGGGCAAGCGCAAAGGCAAGAAGGGTGCTCGCCAGAACCAGAAAGAAGACTGGCAAAACAGGATTCGAGCGCAGCGCCGGAAACTACGCGAACTCCGCGACAAGGGTGAGATCACGCCCACGCAGTACCGCGAGCTCTACAAGAAGGCTGGCGGTGGGGAGTTCCGTAGCGTCCGGTACCTGCTGAACTACATCGACGACAACTACGGTGAGCAATAA
- a CDS encoding 30S ribosomal protein S17, with translation MAIGLDVDTPPEPENPEEYDYEKCPFYGELPVRGQILEGTVVSTDMDKTVVVEREYDVAVPKYDRYMKRRSRIPAHVPGVLEPLSVGDTVKIAETRPLSKTKSHVVVEVTEEATAADVAELTGDAEPDPQLSAEDLAGEDEGDQ, from the coding sequence ATGGCAATAGGACTAGACGTTGACACCCCTCCGGAACCAGAGAACCCGGAGGAATACGACTACGAGAAGTGTCCGTTCTACGGCGAGCTTCCCGTTCGAGGCCAGATCCTCGAGGGGACCGTCGTCTCGACGGACATGGACAAGACCGTGGTCGTCGAGCGAGAGTACGACGTTGCCGTACCGAAGTACGACCGGTACATGAAACGTCGCTCGCGCATTCCGGCACACGTGCCGGGCGTGCTCGAGCCGCTCTCGGTCGGTGACACGGTCAAGATCGCAGAGACCCGACCACTGTCGAAGACGAAATCGCACGTGGTCGTCGAAGTAACAGAAGAGGCAACGGCAGCCGACGTTGCGGAACTGACCGGCGATGCAGAGCCGGACCCGCAGCTGTCTGCCGAGGACCTTGCAGGCGAAGACGAGGGTGATCAGTGA
- a CDS encoding 30S ribosomal protein S5 — MSNYNDDGWEPVTRLGRKVQEGEIDSMDVALNSGLPLKEPEIVDQLLPGLDDEVLDINMVQRMTDSGRRVKFRCVVVVGNRDGYVGYAEGRDDQVGSAIQKAIGIAKLNMIQVPRGSGSWEDRSDRPHSLTRRTTGKAGSVEVEVIPAPEGLGLAASDTVRAVLELAGIENAWTKSHGNTRTTVNLAKATFNALENASQSRIPASQAGDREEAEVSE; from the coding sequence ATGAGTAACTACAACGACGATGGATGGGAACCGGTCACCCGTCTCGGCCGGAAGGTCCAGGAGGGCGAGATCGACTCGATGGACGTTGCCCTCAACTCGGGGCTCCCGCTTAAGGAACCCGAGATCGTCGACCAGCTCCTCCCCGGACTGGACGACGAGGTGCTGGACATCAACATGGTCCAGCGCATGACCGACTCCGGACGCCGTGTGAAGTTCCGCTGCGTCGTCGTCGTGGGCAACCGCGACGGCTACGTCGGCTACGCGGAAGGCCGAGACGACCAGGTCGGCTCCGCCATCCAGAAGGCAATCGGCATCGCGAAGCTGAACATGATTCAGGTTCCCCGCGGCTCCGGATCGTGGGAGGACCGCTCGGACCGACCGCACTCGCTGACCCGACGCACGACCGGCAAGGCCGGCTCCGTCGAGGTCGAGGTCATCCCCGCCCCGGAGGGCCTGGGGCTGGCTGCAAGTGACACCGTCCGCGCCGTCCTCGAGCTCGCAGGCATCGAGAACGCCTGGACCAAGAGCCACGGCAACACGCGTACGACGGTGAACCTCGCGAAGGCGACGTTCAACGCACTCGAGAACGCCTCCCAGTCGCGGATTCCTGCCTCGCAGGCAGGCGACCGCGAGGAAGCCGAGGTGAGTGAGTGA
- a CDS encoding 50S ribosomal protein L5 — protein sequence MSEADTGFHEMREPRVEKVVVHMGVGQGGRELGHAEDIIQDVTGQQSVRTLAKRTEPDFGIRQGDPIGTKVTLRGDDAYDFLETALPLADISANQFDDTGNFSFGIEEHTEFPSQEYDPTVGIYGLDVTVNLVRPGYRVTKRDKATRSIPSRHRLTPEDAIRFLEAAFDVTVEGTDDE from the coding sequence ATGAGCGAGGCAGATACCGGCTTCCACGAGATGCGCGAACCGCGCGTCGAGAAGGTCGTCGTCCACATGGGCGTCGGTCAGGGTGGTCGTGAACTCGGTCACGCCGAGGACATCATCCAGGACGTCACCGGCCAGCAGAGCGTCCGAACCCTCGCAAAGCGGACCGAACCGGACTTCGGCATCCGTCAGGGTGACCCGATCGGGACGAAGGTCACGCTCCGTGGCGACGACGCCTACGACTTCCTCGAGACGGCACTGCCGCTCGCGGACATCTCGGCGAACCAGTTCGACGATACCGGGAACTTCAGCTTCGGTATCGAAGAGCACACCGAGTTCCCCAGCCAGGAGTACGACCCGACCGTCGGGATCTACGGGCTGGACGTCACCGTCAACCTGGTGCGTCCGGGCTACCGCGTCACCAAGCGAGACAAGGCGACGCGATCGATTCCGTCGAGACACCGACTGACCCCCGAGGACGCGATTCGCTTCCTCGAGGCGGCCTTCGACGTCACCGTGGAGGGCACGGACGATGAGTGA
- a CDS encoding 50S ribosomal protein L14 — MEAMKADVTQGLKKGSLVTCADNTGARELKIISVSGYHGTKNRQPKAGLGDKVTVSVTKGTPEMRRQVLEAVVIRQRKSVRRPDGTRLKFEDNAAVIIDENEEPRGTEIKGPIAREVAERFGAIASTATMIV, encoded by the coding sequence ATGGAGGCGATGAAAGCCGACGTCACGCAGGGCCTGAAGAAGGGCTCGCTCGTCACGTGTGCCGACAACACCGGCGCACGCGAGTTGAAGATCATCAGCGTCTCGGGCTACCACGGCACCAAGAACCGCCAGCCGAAGGCGGGTCTCGGTGACAAGGTCACCGTCTCGGTGACGAAGGGTACCCCCGAGATGCGCCGTCAGGTTCTCGAGGCCGTCGTCATCCGCCAGCGGAAATCGGTCCGCCGGCCCGATGGCACGCGCCTGAAGTTCGAGGACAATGCGGCCGTCATCATCGACGAGAACGAAGAGCCCCGCGGGACGGAAATCAAGGGCCCGATCGCGCGCGAAGTCGCCGAACGCTTCGGTGCGATCGCCTCGACCGCGACGATGATCGTCTAG
- a CDS encoding uL15m family ribosomal protein, protein MTSKKRRQRGSRTHSGGTHKNRRGAGHRGGRGRAGRSKHEFHNYEPKQKHGFKRPQGAQPTVEEVDVRELDEDAILYAAEGLAEETSDGYAIDARDVVEDGHEADVVKVLGSGQVRNALEVTADAFSDTAEEKLEAAGGKAVLSERAEADAEAEEDADAEQEQAED, encoded by the coding sequence ATGACGAGCAAGAAACGGCGTCAGCGCGGCTCGCGGACCCACAGTGGTGGCACCCACAAGAATCGACGAGGTGCGGGCCACCGTGGCGGTCGCGGTCGTGCCGGACGCAGCAAACACGAGTTCCACAACTACGAACCGAAGCAGAAACACGGCTTCAAGCGCCCACAGGGCGCCCAGCCCACCGTCGAAGAGGTCGACGTCAGGGAGCTCGACGAAGACGCGATCCTCTACGCCGCCGAAGGGCTGGCCGAAGAGACCAGCGACGGCTACGCGATCGACGCTCGCGACGTCGTCGAGGACGGCCACGAGGCCGACGTCGTCAAGGTCCTCGGCTCCGGACAGGTCCGCAACGCTCTCGAGGTGACCGCAGACGCGTTCTCCGACACTGCCGAGGAGAAGCTCGAAGCCGCGGGTGGCAAAGCGGTCCTCTCTGAGCGTGCCGAGGCCGACGCGGAAGCCGAGGAAGACGCAGACGCCGAACAGGAACAGGCTGAGGACTAA
- the rplX gene encoding 50S ribosomal protein L24 produces the protein MSKQPRKQRTQTERAPLHQRGTQLHATLSEELREEYGTRRTRVNAGDTVEVLRGDHAGQDGEVLRVDLQDGVIHVEDVTVETADGEEVPRPVDASNVRITDLDLSDDRREARLEERGDNE, from the coding sequence ATGAGCAAGCAACCACGCAAACAGCGAACCCAGACGGAGCGCGCACCGCTGCACCAGCGCGGAACGCAGCTACACGCGACGCTGTCCGAAGAGCTCCGCGAGGAGTACGGCACCCGTCGTACTCGCGTCAACGCGGGCGACACCGTCGAGGTCCTTCGCGGTGACCACGCCGGACAGGACGGCGAGGTTCTCCGCGTCGACCTGCAAGACGGCGTGATCCACGTCGAAGACGTGACGGTCGAGACCGCAGACGGCGAAGAAGTGCCGCGACCGGTCGACGCCTCGAACGTCCGTATCACGGATCTCGACCTCTCGGACGACCGTCGTGAGGCGCGCCTCGAGGAACGAGGTGACAACGAATGA
- a CDS encoding 30S ribosomal protein S14: MSESETETEQTGEHAAKRTGQIEACQRCGRKQGLVGKYDINLCRQCFREIARDMGFKKYR; this comes from the coding sequence ATGAGTGAGAGCGAAACTGAAACAGAACAGACGGGCGAGCACGCCGCAAAGCGCACGGGCCAGATCGAGGCCTGCCAGCGCTGTGGCCGCAAGCAGGGGCTGGTCGGCAAGTACGACATCAACCTCTGTCGGCAGTGCTTCCGCGAGATCGCCCGCGACATGGGATTCAAGAAGTACCGATAA
- a CDS encoding 50S ribosomal protein L18, translating to MATGPRYKVPMRRRREVRTDYHQRLRLLKSGKPRLVARKSNKHTTAQLIVPGPQGDETLASAHSSDLEEYGWDAPTSNISAAYLTGLLAGQRAVDAGVEEAVLDIGLNTATPGSKVFAVQEGAIDAGLEIPHNDSVLADWSRTRGEHIAEYAEQLDEPLYSGEFDATELPEHFDEVREAILE from the coding sequence ATGGCGACAGGACCACGATACAAGGTACCGATGCGGCGTCGCCGTGAGGTCCGAACGGACTACCACCAGAGGTTGCGCCTGCTGAAATCGGGCAAGCCCCGCCTCGTTGCTCGCAAGAGCAACAAGCACACTACGGCGCAGCTGATCGTCCCTGGACCTCAGGGCGACGAGACGCTCGCGAGCGCACACTCGAGCGATCTCGAGGAGTACGGCTGGGACGCCCCCACGAGCAACATCTCTGCGGCCTACCTGACCGGCCTGCTGGCCGGCCAGCGTGCCGTCGACGCTGGCGTCGAGGAAGCGGTCCTCGACATCGGCCTCAACACGGCAACCCCGGGCAGCAAGGTGTTCGCCGTCCAGGAGGGCGCGATCGATGCCGGCCTCGAGATCCCCCACAACGACAGCGTACTCGCAGACTGGTCGCGAACGCGCGGCGAGCACATCGCGGAGTACGCTGAACAGCTCGACGAGCCCCTGTACAGCGGCGAGTTCGACGCGACCGAACTCCCAGAACACTTCGACGAAGTACGAGAGGCGATTCTCGAATGA
- a CDS encoding 50S ribosomal protein L32e — protein sequence MADDSEDGEPEVEAEDEPAALEDISGVGESKAEALREAGYESVTDVKEADQDELAEIEGIGNALAARVKADVGDLEVTEETEAEIEDEAAPEEDEPTEPSETELQARGLTEKTPELSDEEERLLARRRTIGKPQFNRQDYHKKKRTPESWRRPRGGLSKQRRGIKGKGPKVQAGYRTPETVRGKHPSGFEEVYVENPDDLEGVDGDREAVRIASSVGARKRERIEELAEAEEIRVLNPTYEEVEVESDD from the coding sequence ATGGCAGACGATTCAGAAGACGGCGAACCGGAAGTCGAAGCTGAAGACGAGCCAGCGGCCCTCGAGGACATCAGCGGTGTCGGCGAGAGCAAGGCCGAGGCGCTCCGTGAAGCGGGCTACGAGTCCGTAACGGACGTCAAAGAGGCCGACCAGGACGAACTGGCCGAGATCGAAGGCATCGGGAACGCACTCGCCGCACGTGTCAAAGCCGACGTCGGTGACCTCGAGGTCACCGAGGAAACCGAAGCCGAGATCGAAGACGAAGCCGCACCCGAGGAAGACGAACCCACAGAGCCGTCCGAGACGGAACTGCAGGCCCGCGGCCTGACCGAGAAGACGCCCGAGCTGTCCGACGAGGAAGAGCGACTCCTCGCCCGGCGCCGGACGATCGGCAAGCCGCAGTTCAACCGACAGGACTACCACAAGAAAAAGCGGACGCCGGAATCCTGGCGCCGACCCCGCGGTGGGCTCTCGAAGCAGCGCCGCGGCATCAAGGGCAAGGGTCCGAAGGTCCAGGCCGGCTACCGCACGCCCGAGACCGTCCGGGGGAAACACCCCAGCGGTTTCGAGGAAGTGTACGTGGAGAACCCGGACGACCTCGAGGGTGTCGACGGCGATCGCGAAGCGGTTCGGATCGCCTCCTCGGTCGGTGCTCGCAAGCGCGAGCGCATCGAGGAACTCGCCGAGGCCGAGGAGATCCGCGTGCTGAACCCGACCTACGAGGAAGTCGAGGTGGAATCCGATGACTGA
- a CDS encoding 30S ribosomal protein S4e — protein sequence MTKHQKRLSVPKSWPVERKTDVFTVKAGAGPHGEDGVPLVVLLRDVLGYVDSTKEARYALSEDAILVNGQPINDERRPIGMFDILAFPGREEYYRVFPDEGGRLSLTEIDADAASSRLGKIEGKQQVPGGDTQLTLHDGTNVVIEDGSEYSSNDSIVVDNDDKSIVAHFPYEEGALVTAVRGNHGGKIGDLERIDVTPGSGPNIVGVSTEDGDFETVEDYVVVIDENFTGEDSSSEDTSGEPASDGGDDE from the coding sequence ATGACGAAACACCAGAAACGACTGTCGGTACCGAAGTCCTGGCCGGTCGAACGGAAGACCGACGTCTTCACCGTCAAGGCCGGTGCCGGCCCGCACGGCGAAGACGGCGTACCACTGGTCGTCCTGCTTCGGGACGTCCTCGGCTACGTCGACTCGACCAAGGAAGCACGATACGCCCTGAGCGAGGACGCGATCCTCGTCAACGGCCAGCCGATCAACGACGAGCGCCGACCGATCGGGATGTTCGACATCCTGGCGTTCCCCGGCCGCGAGGAGTACTACCGCGTCTTCCCCGACGAGGGTGGCCGCCTCTCGCTGACCGAGATCGACGCCGACGCAGCCAGCAGCCGCCTCGGCAAGATCGAGGGCAAACAGCAGGTTCCCGGCGGCGACACGCAGCTGACTCTCCACGACGGCACGAACGTCGTCATCGAAGATGGTTCGGAGTACAGCTCCAACGACTCGATCGTCGTCGACAACGACGACAAATCGATCGTCGCACACTTCCCCTACGAGGAAGGTGCACTCGTCACCGCCGTCCGTGGCAACCACGGCGGCAAGATCGGTGACCTCGAGCGCATCGACGTCACCCCGGGCAGCGGCCCGAACATCGTCGGTGTCTCCACCGAGGACGGAGACTTCGAGACGGTCGAAGACTACGTCGTCGTGATCGACGAGAACTTCACTGGCGAGGACTCCTCTTCGGAAGACACGAGCGGTGAACCCGCGAGCGACGGAGGTGACGACGAATGA
- the secY gene encoding preprotein translocase subunit SecY has product MGWKEAAEPVLTRMPAVQRPQKHVPFKRKLAWTAGILVLYFFLTNIALFGLDAQHAEDMFGQFRAVLAGEHGSLLQVGIGPIVTGSIVMQLLGGANLLGLDTNDPRDQVLYQGLQKLLVIVMTALTALPMVFAGGFLPPESMLTLGGFTFDQTQVQMLMFLQIFIGGVLILYMDEVVSKWGIGSGIGLFIIAGVSEMLVRGFFAPSPDGVFYDWYLLVTQQVDIGFYTVLLQQGHVIPLLTTMLIFAIVVYAESVRVEIPLSHSRVKGARGRFPVKLIYASVLPVILVRALQANIQFMGQILHTVGDDTTAAITLFGRELPWLGVYDQGQPVAGFFYYFAPIYSPNDWMWWTGAVTQEAWQVMIRVSVDLTFMVVGGAIFAIFWVETTNMGPDATARQIQNSGMQIPGFRQNVGVVEKVMQRYIPQVTVIGGALVGLLAVWANMLGTVGGVEGTGLLLAVSITYKLYEEIAEEQMMEMHPMMRQMFGKE; this is encoded by the coding sequence ATGGGATGGAAGGAAGCCGCCGAACCGGTCCTGACGCGGATGCCCGCAGTGCAGCGTCCACAGAAGCACGTCCCGTTCAAGCGTAAGCTCGCCTGGACGGCCGGCATCCTCGTGTTGTACTTCTTCCTGACGAACATCGCGCTGTTCGGGCTCGACGCCCAGCACGCCGAGGACATGTTCGGGCAGTTCCGTGCGGTCCTCGCTGGCGAGCACGGCTCGCTGTTGCAGGTCGGTATCGGACCGATCGTCACGGGCAGCATCGTGATGCAGTTGCTTGGCGGGGCAAACCTGCTTGGACTCGACACGAACGACCCTCGAGATCAGGTGCTCTACCAGGGGCTGCAGAAACTGCTCGTCATCGTGATGACGGCGCTCACCGCGCTCCCGATGGTGTTCGCAGGCGGCTTCCTGCCGCCCGAATCGATGCTGACGCTCGGCGGGTTCACCTTCGACCAGACGCAGGTCCAGATGCTGATGTTCCTCCAGATCTTCATCGGCGGCGTCCTCATCCTCTACATGGACGAGGTCGTCAGTAAGTGGGGCATCGGGAGCGGGATCGGTCTGTTCATCATCGCCGGTGTCAGTGAGATGCTCGTCCGCGGGTTCTTCGCACCCTCTCCGGACGGGGTCTTCTACGACTGGTACCTGCTGGTCACCCAGCAGGTCGACATCGGGTTCTACACGGTGTTGTTACAGCAGGGTCACGTCATCCCGCTGTTGACGACCATGCTGATCTTCGCGATCGTCGTCTACGCGGAGTCCGTCCGTGTCGAGATCCCACTCAGTCACTCCCGGGTGAAGGGTGCTCGCGGTCGCTTCCCCGTGAAGCTCATCTACGCGAGCGTCCTGCCGGTCATCCTCGTCCGTGCGCTGCAGGCGAACATCCAGTTCATGGGACAGATCCTGCACACGGTCGGAGACGATACGACCGCAGCGATCACGCTGTTCGGTCGTGAACTCCCGTGGCTCGGCGTCTACGATCAGGGCCAGCCCGTCGCCGGGTTCTTCTACTACTTCGCCCCGATCTACTCGCCGAACGACTGGATGTGGTGGACCGGTGCGGTCACCCAGGAAGCGTGGCAGGTGATGATCCGTGTCTCCGTCGACCTGACGTTCATGGTCGTCGGTGGGGCCATCTTCGCCATCTTCTGGGTCGAGACCACCAACATGGGGCCTGACGCGACGGCCCGGCAGATCCAGAACTCCGGGATGCAGATCCCCGGTTTCCGACAGAACGTCGGCGTCGTCGAAAAGGTCATGCAGCGGTACATCCCGCAGGTGACCGTCATCGGCGGTGCCCTCGTCGGCCTGCTGGCCGTCTGGGCGAACATGCTCGGCACGGTCGGCGGCGTCGAGGGGACCGGTCTGCTGCTCGCCGTCTCCATCACGTACAAGCTGTACGAGGAGATCGCCGAGGAACAGATGATGGAGATGCACCCGATGAT